In the genome of Nonlabens sp. MB-3u-79, one region contains:
- a CDS encoding TonB-dependent receptor, with the protein MRTKQLVAIAVFLSFSFSNAQECNLVLQGKIIDFHDSKPLELAQIYVVQLQKTYISKADGSYEISGLCPGTYDISVSHYDCETKRTKFEIDQNRTLDISLEHHISELETVKVLADVHDNHASTQSSTRINAEKIQQYSGASLGDALATVPGVSSLKTGNSVVKPIIHGLYGSRVAIVNDGLRQQDQEWGVEHAPNIDINTASNIQIIKGASALRYGGDAIGGTILIEPARVISKDTIRGHAILQGQTNGRGGSATTTINNYRASGWYQQATLTYKKLGDFEAPDYVLSNTGSETAAVNLGVGFKTFEYGASAKYSFYNSDIGILRASHIGSASDLVRSINSRQPLIINDFTYDIDAPKQQVAHHGLQFNAFKRFAGLGKLSMDYSFQFNNRKEFDIRRGANVGLASLDIDLQTQNISVYAVADAFEKTTYEAGIDYMNQLNRPNAETGVRRLIPDYDANKIGAFASLTHEPSEKWVLDAGLRYDRYDINATKFYLQSRWEDLGYDEQFAAFEISEQGNQIMTNPEFQYDLFAFTAGAKYLLDTHYDLAINLSSANRAPNPSELFSDGLHHALATIELGRLDLKKEQSYKVNATFHGNEGDLDFEINPYINFVNDFIQLVPNGLETTIRGAFPVFQYEQINARLYGIDLHATYDFWTKKTAEEMKTNPNEMIYKMEKLVRLETNFSYIHGTNSSNDLPLIDMPPLQFQNQVTWFNVLDSNIDFHVANQTVLMQNRFPDFDYTVDIPNDQGMLETVLVEISEPPEAYSLWNAGVSYAFAKANTKVNLSSNNLFNTQYRNYLNRQRFYADEVGRDIQLQIIYNF; encoded by the coding sequence ATGCGTACTAAACAACTCGTCGCTATAGCTGTATTTCTCAGTTTTAGCTTCAGCAATGCACAAGAATGCAATCTTGTGCTCCAAGGAAAAATAATAGATTTTCACGATTCAAAACCTTTGGAATTGGCACAAATTTATGTGGTTCAATTACAAAAGACGTATATCTCAAAAGCAGATGGCTCTTATGAAATCAGCGGTCTCTGCCCGGGCACTTATGACATCAGCGTATCCCATTACGATTGTGAGACCAAGAGAACAAAATTTGAAATAGATCAAAATAGGACACTGGATATCTCTTTAGAGCATCATATCAGCGAATTAGAAACAGTAAAAGTACTTGCAGACGTTCATGATAATCATGCCAGCACACAATCGAGCACCAGAATTAATGCCGAAAAAATTCAGCAATACAGCGGTGCCTCTTTAGGTGATGCACTAGCAACAGTCCCAGGGGTAAGCTCCTTAAAAACAGGGAATAGTGTTGTAAAACCTATTATACATGGTCTTTATGGAAGCCGTGTAGCTATCGTAAATGATGGGTTGCGACAACAAGATCAAGAATGGGGAGTTGAACATGCGCCTAATATAGATATCAATACCGCTAGCAACATCCAAATCATCAAAGGAGCCAGTGCATTGAGATACGGAGGGGATGCTATAGGCGGTACTATTCTTATAGAACCTGCTCGTGTCATTTCAAAAGATACCATAAGAGGACATGCAATACTACAAGGACAGACCAATGGTCGTGGCGGTAGCGCAACAACGACCATTAATAATTATCGTGCATCTGGATGGTACCAGCAAGCAACGCTTACCTATAAAAAGCTGGGTGATTTTGAAGCACCAGACTATGTATTGAGTAATACAGGAAGTGAAACAGCTGCTGTAAATCTGGGAGTAGGGTTCAAAACATTTGAGTATGGAGCAAGTGCTAAATATTCCTTCTACAATAGCGACATAGGAATCTTAAGAGCGTCCCATATAGGAAGCGCAAGCGATTTAGTGCGCAGCATCAACTCTAGGCAACCACTCATTATCAATGACTTTACTTATGATATAGACGCCCCAAAACAACAAGTGGCTCATCATGGGTTGCAATTCAATGCTTTTAAACGATTTGCTGGATTAGGTAAATTGAGTATGGACTATTCCTTTCAGTTCAATAACCGCAAGGAATTTGACATCAGGCGTGGTGCAAATGTGGGTCTGGCTTCTCTAGACATCGACCTGCAAACTCAAAACATAAGTGTATATGCTGTAGCAGATGCTTTTGAAAAGACCACCTATGAAGCCGGAATAGATTATATGAACCAACTGAACAGACCCAATGCTGAGACCGGTGTGAGAAGATTGATTCCAGATTATGATGCAAATAAAATAGGTGCCTTTGCCAGTCTGACACACGAACCATCTGAAAAATGGGTGTTGGACGCAGGCTTGAGATACGATCGTTATGATATCAATGCGACCAAATTCTACTTGCAAAGCCGCTGGGAAGATTTGGGTTATGACGAGCAATTTGCTGCCTTTGAAATAAGCGAACAAGGAAATCAAATTATGACCAATCCAGAATTCCAATACGATTTATTTGCTTTTACCGCTGGCGCAAAATACTTGTTAGATACGCATTACGATCTAGCTATAAATTTGAGTAGTGCTAACCGAGCTCCTAATCCTAGTGAACTATTCAGCGATGGGTTGCACCATGCCCTAGCAACTATTGAGCTGGGAAGACTGGACTTGAAAAAGGAACAGTCCTATAAAGTAAATGCTACTTTTCATGGGAATGAAGGCGATCTAGATTTTGAAATCAATCCATATATCAACTTTGTAAATGACTTTATACAGCTGGTTCCTAATGGACTAGAAACAACTATACGTGGAGCGTTTCCAGTGTTTCAATACGAGCAAATTAACGCTAGATTATATGGAATAGATCTACATGCTACTTATGATTTCTGGACTAAAAAAACTGCTGAGGAGATGAAAACCAATCCTAATGAAATGATTTATAAAATGGAAAAGCTGGTTCGCTTAGAAACCAATTTCTCCTACATTCATGGAACGAATTCTTCTAACGATTTACCTCTAATAGACATGCCTCCTTTGCAATTTCAAAACCAAGTTACTTGGTTTAATGTTTTGGATTCTAACATTGATTTCCACGTTGCAAATCAAACCGTATTAATGCAAAACAGGTTTCCAGACTTTGATTACACTGTAGATATCCCTAATGATCAGGGTATGCTAGAAACTGTACTCGTTGAAATTTCTGAACCACCCGAAGCCTATAGTTTATGGAATGCTGGGGTGAGTTACGCTTTCGCGAAAGCGAATACCAAAGTCAACCTTAGCTCCAACAATTTATTTAATACCCAGTACCGCAATTACCTCAACCGACAACGTTTCTATGCTGACGAAGTAGGTCGAGACATTCAATTACAAATTATCTATAACTTTTAA
- a CDS encoding type 1 periplasmic binding fold superfamily protein produces the protein MKTRKTTMKTMKTSIPFLSIIALLFMTSCTDDDAVTIINEEELITTVELELTNSADATNVVLLKSVDIDGEGPDDPVITITGTVNANSTYLGAVRFLNESIAPSEDITEEVIEESNEHEVFYTSSITDLTITKTDVDVNGNPLGVLTTFQTGAIGTGTLILVLRHEPIKPNDNTLIGAGGETDAEVSFTFEVE, from the coding sequence ATGAAAACAAGAAAAACAACAATGAAAACAATGAAAACATCCATCCCTTTTTTAAGCATTATTGCTTTGCTATTTATGACCTCTTGTACAGATGACGATGCCGTTACCATTATCAATGAAGAAGAACTGATCACTACGGTAGAATTAGAACTCACCAACTCCGCTGATGCCACTAATGTGGTCTTATTGAAATCAGTCGACATAGATGGTGAAGGTCCTGACGACCCAGTGATTACTATTACAGGAACTGTAAATGCTAACAGTACTTATCTAGGCGCAGTGCGTTTCCTAAATGAATCTATAGCACCATCTGAAGACATTACTGAAGAAGTAATTGAAGAATCAAATGAACATGAGGTTTTTTACACCTCTAGCATTACCGATCTTACGATTACAAAAACAGATGTGGATGTTAATGGAAATCCGCTAGGGGTATTAACCACCTTCCAAACTGGCGCTATAGGAACGGGAACGCTAATCCTAGTATTGCGTCATGAACCTATAAAACCTAATGACAACACTTTAATTGGTGCTGGCGGCGAGACCGATGCAGAAGTGAGTTTTACTTTTGAAGTGGAGTAA
- a CDS encoding cryptochrome/photolyase family protein translates to MKTLRLVLGDQLNHKHSWFNGDQENVTYFMAEMRQETDYVTHHIQKVVAFFMAMRGFDSWIKERGCNSIYYNLDDKKNTQDLVKNLQQLIKEQDIEKFEYLAPDEWRLDQQLKTFCKSLDIEWQAYDTEHFFTKRNDVKKFFEGKKRWTMEYFYRDMRKKYHIMIEGDKEPEGGKWNYDHSNRNKWDEKTAIPPEYGFRKEVTEITDLLEKEGVKTIGRIDASNFNWPTTRQEGLDVLNYFCEHLLIHFGDFQDAMHTDQDYLFHSRLSFAMNCKLLSPMEVIEAVLSRFRESGTPPIDISQVEGFIRQILGWREFMRGIYWSEMPGYQMKNALENRNKLPEFYWTGDTKMNCLKHSINNSLDNAYAHHIQRLMVTGNYALLTMTDPSYVDEWYLGIYIDAIEWVEITNTRGMSQWADGGIVATKPYVSSGSYINKMSNYCKGCAYKVTKKKAEEDACPFNSLYWNFLAEKEAYLKNNQRMNMMMALLRKMDPELLNKHRQRAQKVIDSPEDF, encoded by the coding sequence ATGAAAACACTGAGATTAGTACTGGGCGATCAACTCAATCATAAACATTCCTGGTTCAATGGGGATCAAGAGAATGTGACTTATTTTATGGCAGAGATGCGTCAAGAGACTGATTACGTTACGCATCACATACAGAAAGTAGTGGCGTTTTTTATGGCGATGCGTGGTTTTGATTCTTGGATAAAAGAGAGAGGCTGTAATAGTATCTATTATAATCTTGATGATAAAAAAAACACTCAGGATCTCGTAAAGAATCTACAGCAACTCATCAAAGAGCAGGATATTGAAAAGTTTGAATACCTCGCTCCAGATGAATGGCGACTGGATCAACAATTAAAAACATTTTGTAAGTCGCTGGATATAGAATGGCAAGCTTATGATACCGAGCATTTCTTCACTAAGAGAAATGATGTAAAAAAGTTTTTTGAAGGTAAAAAACGCTGGACCATGGAATATTTCTACCGCGATATGCGTAAGAAGTACCATATCATGATAGAAGGCGATAAGGAGCCCGAAGGTGGTAAATGGAATTACGATCATAGCAACCGCAATAAATGGGATGAAAAGACGGCTATCCCTCCTGAATACGGATTTAGAAAAGAGGTCACTGAAATTACGGACTTGCTGGAAAAGGAAGGAGTGAAAACCATAGGTCGAATCGATGCTTCTAATTTTAACTGGCCCACTACTCGGCAAGAAGGATTAGACGTGTTGAATTATTTCTGTGAGCATTTGCTTATTCATTTTGGCGATTTTCAAGACGCCATGCATACGGATCAAGACTACCTGTTTCATTCTAGATTGAGCTTTGCGATGAATTGCAAACTCCTTTCTCCTATGGAAGTTATAGAGGCTGTTTTGTCTCGCTTTCGCGAAAGCGGAACACCACCAATAGATATCTCCCAAGTAGAGGGATTTATAAGACAAATTTTAGGCTGGCGCGAATTCATGCGGGGGATTTACTGGAGTGAAATGCCTGGTTACCAGATGAAAAATGCTTTAGAAAATAGAAACAAACTTCCAGAATTCTACTGGACGGGAGACACTAAAATGAATTGTCTAAAACATTCCATTAACAACTCGCTAGACAATGCTTATGCGCATCACATTCAGCGATTGATGGTCACCGGTAATTATGCACTACTCACTATGACAGACCCAAGTTATGTGGACGAGTGGTATTTGGGGATTTACATCGACGCCATAGAATGGGTAGAAATCACCAATACCAGAGGCATGTCTCAATGGGCAGATGGAGGGATTGTTGCTACCAAACCATATGTTTCTAGCGGTAGTTACATCAATAAAATGAGTAACTATTGCAAAGGTTGTGCGTACAAAGTAACTAAAAAGAAGGCCGAAGAAGACGCTTGTCCATTCAACTCCTTATATTGGAATTTTCTAGCAGAAAAAGAAGCGTATTTGAAGAACAACCAGCGTATGAACATGATGATGGCATTGCTGCGCAAGATGGATCCAGAATTATTGAACAAACACCGTCAACGTGCTCAAAAGGTGATCGATTCTCCAGAAGACTTTTAA
- a CDS encoding DASH family cryptochrome has product MNNLVWFRNDLRVADNQSLKAACEMEGDVIGVYCFDPNFYEKSSFDLEFEMPFGKTGKYRAQFIREALEDLRAHLEKHGIPLLVFHATPAEVLPELIEKHDISNIFLQKEWTRDELKQEEELGKAIESAGLKDKVKGHRFYDQFLYHPDEVPFETWKQVPKVFTEFRKKCEKLAKVRALVDITGYSQGAPVVEQTTIPTLTELGLEEFAKDSRSAFPWDGGETAVWERLDHYFWQTKKLQYYKQTRNGLIGIDYSSKFSAWLAIGCISARQIYWEVARFEKEIKKNQDTYWLVFELVWRDFFKYVSLKHKDQIFQIGGILQNDYEWKSNDRELKKWIAGETHEPFVNANMKELAATGFMSNRGRQNVASYWSMHKEQDWRIGAAYFEHILIDYDVHSNYGNWMYNSGVGNDPRNRTFNIQFQASRYDADGKFQQLWLQQGLF; this is encoded by the coding sequence ATGAACAACCTAGTTTGGTTTAGAAATGATTTAAGAGTAGCAGATAATCAAAGCTTAAAAGCGGCTTGTGAGATGGAGGGCGATGTCATTGGGGTGTACTGTTTCGATCCTAATTTTTACGAAAAAAGCAGTTTTGATTTAGAGTTCGAGATGCCTTTTGGTAAAACAGGCAAATACCGCGCTCAGTTTATTAGGGAAGCCTTAGAGGATTTACGCGCCCATCTTGAAAAGCACGGTATTCCGCTTTTAGTCTTTCACGCCACACCAGCTGAAGTACTTCCAGAATTGATAGAGAAGCACGATATATCCAACATTTTTCTTCAAAAGGAATGGACTCGTGACGAGTTGAAACAAGAAGAGGAATTGGGTAAGGCGATAGAAAGCGCTGGATTAAAAGATAAAGTAAAAGGGCATCGTTTTTACGACCAGTTTTTGTACCACCCAGATGAAGTTCCTTTTGAGACTTGGAAGCAAGTGCCTAAAGTCTTTACAGAATTCCGTAAAAAATGCGAAAAGCTTGCTAAAGTTAGAGCACTTGTAGACATTACCGGTTACTCGCAAGGTGCACCAGTAGTAGAGCAAACCACTATCCCAACTCTCACAGAATTAGGATTAGAAGAGTTTGCAAAGGACAGTCGAAGTGCTTTTCCTTGGGACGGTGGTGAAACAGCAGTATGGGAACGTCTGGATCATTATTTCTGGCAAACGAAGAAACTACAATATTATAAACAGACCAGAAACGGCCTGATAGGTATCGATTACAGCAGTAAGTTTAGTGCATGGCTTGCGATAGGTTGTATATCTGCGAGGCAAATTTATTGGGAAGTAGCCCGATTTGAAAAAGAAATTAAGAAAAATCAAGATACCTACTGGCTTGTTTTTGAATTGGTATGGCGTGACTTTTTTAAGTATGTGTCCTTAAAGCACAAGGATCAAATATTTCAGATAGGAGGGATTTTACAAAACGATTACGAGTGGAAATCCAATGATCGCGAACTCAAAAAATGGATAGCAGGGGAAACGCACGAGCCTTTTGTAAACGCAAATATGAAAGAACTCGCTGCTACTGGATTTATGAGCAATCGCGGCAGACAGAATGTGGCAAGCTATTGGTCGATGCACAAAGAACAAGATTGGCGTATCGGAGCTGCTTATTTTGAGCACATTCTTATCGATTATGATGTACATTCTAATTACGGCAACTGGATGTATAACAGCGGTGTAGGTAACGACCCAAGAAATAGAACATTTAACATACAATTTCAAGCGAGCCGTTATGATGCTGATGGCAAGTTTCAACAGTTGTGGTTGCAACAAGGGCTGTTTTAG
- a CDS encoding DUF2256 domain-containing protein gives MKQKARNQHQLPAKVCPVCDREFTWRKKWEKNWETVKYCSKKCSSNK, from the coding sequence ATGAAACAAAAAGCACGGAATCAACATCAGTTACCTGCCAAGGTTTGTCCAGTTTGTGACCGCGAATTTACCTGGCGCAAAAAGTGGGAAAAGAATTGGGAAACCGTCAAGTACTGCAGTAAGAAATGCAGTTCAAATAAATAA
- a CDS encoding flavin reductase family protein, with protein sequence MKHIGLEELQNYERIYRGNLVNSITGFKSANLLATRSKEGVDNVAVFSSVTHLGSNPALFSFVQRPLGHGVGHTYYNLKETGKITLNHLPQSLIDHAHQSSSKYDASISEFEKLAIEKIERDGFSTPFVKDAPVQLAAEYVNEYYLEENNCILVICKITDIFLNENHLAEDGWVDLGKAGTVTINGLDGYALAKVEKRLSYAQVGKDLEEISMKTGKEE encoded by the coding sequence ATGAAACACATCGGCCTTGAAGAACTTCAGAATTATGAACGTATTTATCGGGGCAACTTGGTGAACAGTATCACTGGATTTAAAAGCGCTAATTTACTGGCGACTCGATCAAAAGAGGGTGTGGATAATGTTGCTGTTTTTAGTAGTGTGACTCATTTAGGGAGCAATCCAGCGCTATTTAGTTTTGTGCAAAGACCCTTGGGACATGGTGTAGGTCATACGTATTACAACCTTAAAGAAACGGGTAAGATCACACTCAATCACTTACCTCAATCCTTGATAGATCACGCACATCAATCCAGTTCCAAATACGATGCTTCTATTTCGGAATTTGAGAAGCTAGCTATTGAAAAGATAGAAAGAGATGGGTTTTCAACGCCTTTTGTAAAAGATGCTCCGGTGCAACTCGCAGCAGAATATGTGAATGAATATTACTTAGAAGAAAACAATTGTATACTGGTGATTTGTAAAATTACCGATATCTTTTTGAATGAAAATCACTTGGCAGAAGATGGTTGGGTAGATTTAGGAAAAGCTGGAACGGTCACTATAAATGGTTTGGACGGTTACGCTCTCGCCAAAGTAGAAAAGAGACTCAGCTATGCTCAAGTAGGTAAAGATCTGGAAGAAATCTCTATGAAAACAGGGAAGGAGGAGTGA
- a CDS encoding class I SAM-dependent methyltransferase has translation MDLQKAFELNKETWNTKTGIHYESKFYDKQAFAKAKNSLNSYEINTLGEVTDKSLLHLQCHFGQDSLSWANKGAQVTAVDISDKAIELGKKLSIELEIPVDFVCCNVLETSQHVKEQFDIVFTSYGSIGWLPDLKPWAQMIAQRLQPGGVFYMVEFHPILWMFDYSEEKPILTYHYSQNEAIYDEYPGTYADPNSKMISKEYGWNHSLSEVIQSLLEAGLTLELFAEHDGSPYDVFPDMEQKEDGLYYIKDGLSPSLFEVKARKGS, from the coding sequence ATGGATTTACAAAAAGCATTTGAGCTCAATAAAGAAACTTGGAATACCAAAACAGGTATTCATTATGAAAGTAAATTTTATGATAAGCAAGCTTTCGCGAAAGCGAAAAACTCATTAAATTCTTACGAGATCAACACCCTTGGAGAGGTAACCGACAAGAGTTTACTGCACTTGCAATGCCACTTCGGACAAGATTCCTTGAGTTGGGCAAATAAAGGCGCACAAGTAACCGCTGTGGACATCTCTGATAAAGCCATCGAGTTAGGAAAAAAACTAAGCATCGAATTAGAAATCCCAGTCGACTTTGTGTGCTGTAATGTTTTGGAGACTTCGCAACATGTGAAAGAGCAATTTGACATTGTTTTTACCAGTTATGGCAGCATAGGCTGGTTGCCAGATTTAAAACCTTGGGCGCAAATGATAGCCCAAAGATTACAACCTGGCGGCGTTTTTTATATGGTAGAGTTCCATCCTATTTTATGGATGTTTGACTACAGTGAAGAAAAACCTATTTTAACATACCATTATTCGCAAAACGAAGCCATCTACGATGAATATCCCGGCACCTATGCAGATCCTAATTCAAAAATGATATCTAAAGAGTACGGATGGAACCATTCTCTAAGCGAGGTGATCCAGTCCTTACTTGAGGCAGGTCTAACTCTAGAATTATTTGCAGAACATGATGGCAGTCCTTATGACGTATTTCCTGATATGGAACAAAAAGAAGACGGACTTTATTATATCAAAGACGGTTTGAGTCCTAGTTTGTTTGAGGTCAAGGCGAGGAAAGGAAGTTGA
- a CDS encoding YegP family protein: MGKFEVYKNKSEEYRFRLKASNGQNILASEGYKTKASRDNGIESVRKNSQAEKRYTKGVSTSGKPYFNLTATNGQVIGKSEMYESESARDNGIQSVMKNAPDAEVVDS; the protein is encoded by the coding sequence ATGGGAAAATTTGAAGTTTATAAAAACAAGTCAGAAGAATACCGCTTTAGATTAAAAGCAAGTAATGGGCAAAATATATTAGCTAGTGAAGGTTATAAAACTAAAGCATCTCGCGATAATGGAATCGAGTCGGTTCGTAAGAATTCGCAAGCGGAGAAGCGCTATACTAAAGGAGTGAGTACTTCTGGGAAGCCTTATTTTAACCTTACTGCGACTAATGGTCAAGTCATAGGAAAAAGCGAAATGTACGAGTCAGAAAGCGCTCGTGATAACGGCATACAAAGCGTTATGAAAAATGCGCCAGATGCTGAAGTGGTCGACTCTTAG
- a CDS encoding TonB-dependent receptor family protein, with amino-acid sequence MKNILSLIVIIASIQLLQSQNEQPTDSVENLKVIHLKPNSLIGSKFEAQNRTGSSYYMSQTDLTKFNYTDVNRALLSIPGVNVTEEDGFGLRPNISLRGTQAERSSKITLMEDGVLIAPAPYSSPAAYYFPNVARMEAIEVLKGSSQVQYGPFTTGGAINFVSSSIPDELNGYARMSMGNFNSRQTELRIGDSGEQWGYMVDFLNFSSDGFKSLDNGGNTGFDRNDYSAKLSYRSKASAKIQQSLTLKLQYSEGLDNETYLGLSDADFETNPYRRYLGSAADNIVTEHDQIQLTHLITPAQNIIVQTTAYSNNFKRNWYKLDYVNTGNGATSLNNILTDPTTYASEYNAISSGQDTAEDVLGVKANNRVYYSRGVQSKVNIRFGNDILSDLELGVRYHTDQEDRYQWVDLFGVENGQLTRTSPATRGTDANRVSDAEAIAFHALYKASFGKLTLTPGLRYEDITLTRDNYGSNDPGRTGANLSSRENSVNVFIPGIGANYRINNLWSFFGGVHKGFSPPGSAPDVDAEESVNYELGSRFLIGGLRGETTVFFNDYSNLLGSDLAASGGGGTTDMFNAGEVNVAGIEVSFSYDLLEGNSNWSLPLTLNYTHTQTEFQNAFESNVYGEVAIGDKIPYIAENQWNFLAGLSHSKFDINANARFVGEMRTVAGSGNTIASERVDSNFIIDVSGRYHFNKNLTGTLNMINVLDNEYAVSRQPAGLRPGHPFGINAGLIARF; translated from the coding sequence ATGAAAAACATACTAAGTCTCATTGTTATAATTGCAAGTATTCAATTATTACAATCCCAAAATGAACAACCGACAGATTCTGTTGAAAATCTAAAAGTGATTCACCTCAAGCCTAATTCTTTAATAGGAAGTAAATTTGAAGCTCAAAATAGAACAGGATCTTCTTATTATATGTCGCAAACAGATCTGACTAAATTTAATTATACCGATGTGAACAGAGCTTTACTCTCTATTCCGGGTGTAAACGTTACCGAAGAGGACGGTTTTGGATTGCGACCTAATATCTCCTTAAGAGGTACACAAGCAGAGCGATCTTCAAAAATCACCTTGATGGAAGATGGGGTACTTATCGCACCAGCACCATACTCATCACCTGCAGCTTATTATTTCCCTAATGTAGCTCGCATGGAAGCTATAGAAGTATTAAAGGGTAGCAGTCAGGTGCAATATGGACCTTTTACCACTGGTGGGGCCATCAACTTTGTGTCTAGCTCCATTCCTGACGAGTTAAATGGGTATGCTCGAATGAGTATGGGTAATTTTAATTCGAGACAGACAGAACTTCGTATTGGTGATAGTGGAGAACAATGGGGTTATATGGTAGATTTTCTCAACTTTAGTAGTGATGGTTTTAAAAGTCTAGATAATGGTGGGAACACCGGTTTTGACCGCAACGATTATAGTGCAAAATTAAGTTACAGGTCAAAGGCGTCTGCAAAAATTCAGCAATCGTTGACTTTAAAGTTGCAGTACAGCGAAGGCTTAGATAATGAGACTTATTTAGGTCTTTCGGATGCAGATTTTGAAACAAATCCATACAGAAGGTATCTAGGTAGTGCAGCAGATAATATTGTCACTGAGCACGATCAAATTCAATTGACACACCTTATCACACCTGCTCAGAATATTATTGTTCAAACCACTGCCTATTCTAATAACTTTAAAAGAAACTGGTATAAACTCGATTATGTGAATACAGGAAATGGTGCTACATCTCTTAATAACATACTTACAGACCCTACTACTTATGCAAGCGAGTACAATGCTATTTCTAGTGGGCAAGATACTGCCGAAGATGTTTTAGGAGTAAAAGCAAACAATCGAGTGTATTACTCTAGAGGAGTTCAATCTAAAGTGAATATAAGATTCGGTAACGATATATTGAGTGATTTAGAATTAGGCGTGCGTTACCATACCGATCAAGAAGATCGCTATCAATGGGTGGATTTATTCGGTGTAGAAAATGGTCAACTCACTCGAACTTCTCCAGCTACTAGAGGAACAGATGCCAATCGTGTATCAGATGCTGAGGCGATTGCTTTTCATGCCCTCTACAAAGCAAGTTTTGGTAAGTTAACATTAACTCCAGGTTTGAGATATGAAGACATTACACTTACTAGAGATAATTACGGAAGTAATGATCCTGGTCGTACTGGTGCCAACTTGAGCTCTCGGGAAAACAGCGTTAATGTGTTTATTCCTGGGATAGGAGCAAATTACCGTATCAATAATTTATGGTCTTTCTTTGGAGGTGTTCACAAAGGATTTTCCCCTCCAGGAAGTGCTCCTGATGTAGACGCTGAAGAAAGTGTCAACTATGAATTAGGATCTCGTTTTCTGATAGGCGGTTTAAGAGGAGAGACTACGGTATTTTTTAATGACTATAGCAATTTATTAGGAAGTGATCTTGCTGCTAGTGGTGGAGGGGGAACTACAGATATGTTCAACGCTGGAGAAGTAAATGTCGCTGGAATAGAGGTAAGTTTTTCTTATGATCTACTCGAGGGTAACAGTAATTGGTCCTTACCCCTAACCTTAAACTACACTCATACACAAACCGAATTTCAAAATGCTTTTGAAAGCAACGTTTATGGAGAGGTAGCAATAGGAGATAAAATTCCATATATAGCAGAAAATCAATGGAACTTTCTTGCAGGTCTTTCCCACTCAAAATTTGATATCAATGCCAATGCTAGATTTGTAGGGGAAATGAGAACTGTCGCGGGGTCAGGTAATACGATAGCTTCAGAAAGGGTAGATAGTAACTTTATAATTGATGTCTCTGGAAGGTATCATTTTAATAAAAACCTTACCGGTACGTTAAACATGATCAATGTGTTGGATAATGAATATGCCGTATCTAGACAGCCAGCAGGCTTGAGGCCTGGACACCCATTCGGTATCAACGCTGGATTAATAGCTAGGTTTTAA